The Lujinxingia vulgaris DNA window GGTGCGCCGCGACCGCCGCCTACAACGGTGCCGACCTGGGTACCCCCGGCGCGGCCAACCCGAGCTGCGGCGAAGCACCTGACGCCAGCGCCGCCATCGCCGACCTGCTGCTCAACGGTCCGGGCGATGATGGCAAGCTCATCGAAGGCGCCACCGTCACCTACGTGCGTCCGCTGGTGGGCGTCGACGCTGCCGGCTTCTTCGTGCAGAGCCGTCCCGAAGGCCCCGCGCTCTTTGTCGCCGTGGCCGAGGGCGAGACGATGCCCGTTGCGGTCAACGATGTGGTCAGCTTCCTGGCCACCTCGGTCGTCTCCAACGGCGGCGCGACCTGGGTCGATGGGTTTGAATCGCTGACCGTCGATGCCTCCAACGGCAATCGCGACGCGCTGGTCACCGACCTGAGCGCCGCCACCGATCTCGTCAGCTCGCTCAACAGCTACACCCACCGCATCGTCAGCGCCTCGATGACGATCAGCGGCGACCTTCTGACCTTCGCCGGTCCCGGCCATCAGGCCTACCCGGTGGCCACCGAAGGACTCGCCGAGGGCGCTCAGCTCCGCATGGCGACTGAACTTCGCCAGGCCTTCGGCCTTGAGCAGGGCTGCGAAGTTGATCTGAGCATGACCCCGCTGTGGCGCTTTGAAGAGACCCCGCAGTTTATGGTCTACGACGCCACCGAGCTTGACGTGAGCGCCTGCCCCGAACTCACCGTGGTCAGCGCGACTTCCACCAGCGCCACGCAGGTCGAACTCGTACTCACCCGCGCGCTCGGCCCGATCCTGGGCGACGGCTCGCAGTTCACCATCGACGGCCTCACCGTCACCGGTGCCGTCGTCGATGGCCCCAAAGTCATCCTGACCACCGAGGAGCAGACCTCGGCCGCCGAGTACACCGTGGAACTCGACGACAGCCTCACCGACATCTTCGGTGCGACGATCGCCGCCGACGCCAGCGCCACCTTCACCGGTTTTGTGGCTCTGGAGCTTGTGATCAGCGAAGTGATGGCGCGCTTCACGGGCGGAAACGGCGACCCGGGTGAGTACATTGAACTCTATAATCCGGGCACCGAAAATTTCGACCTCGGCGGATGCGTCGTGAGTAAAGTAAAAACTGATGGAAGTGGTGCCGGTGACTTTACTATCGAAGAGGGTGTCAGCGTGCCAGCCGGTAGTTACGCACTCTTCGCTTCAAGTGAAGACGCTGGTGCCGCGCTCAGCGAACATGTAGCTCAAGTACTCAGCGGGTTTATTCTCAACAACAATCCAATGGTCTACTCCGTGTCCTGTGCTGGTGAGGTGCTTGATGAACTCACTACCCCCGGCCCCCAGCTGGGTCGCTCCTTCCAGAAGGACACCGATAGCCTGGTGACCCCGAACCCTGCTGGAAGCTACTCCAGTGACGTGTGGTGCTTTACGCCGGGCGCCGAGGGTGATGAGTACGTCGTTCACATCAATACCAACGGCGAAGCCGAGTTGAAATTCGGCACCCCCGGCACGGCCAACCTCGCCTGCGACTGAGTTTTAATCACCGGCGCGCCCAGACGGGCGCGTAAGTGAGGTTGCAAAAAAGCCCCCGCACAGCTTCGGCTGTACGGGGGCTTTTTCATTCAGCTCTCGCGGCCGTCAAAACACTCGTCGCCGACACGGTGCATCGGGGGTGGATGGAAAACCTCAAAAGGGAGAGTGGCGACTATTGTCTGGACAAAAAAAAGCCCCCAGGGGTTGCCTGGGGGCGATGAGCTTCGCCTGGGGGGGAGAAGCGAAGCTCGAAAAAGTGGCCAGCCCGCCTGGGGGGGGAAGCGGGCTGACCGGGGTGCCGAGCGTGCTCACTTAAAGAAGGAGCTGGATCCTTCCGTGAGGGGGGGATCACGTTGAAGGATCGCGCCCGACACAATCCGGAAGATATCTCCGGTGAGGGGGGCGGTCAAGTCTTTTTTGTAATTTTCCACCAAGACTGGATTAAGATTTCCGCATCGAAGTGACCGTGGGTCACGAGAAGTCGCTATTTTCTGCGGGAATCGAGTCTTTGACTGTGGTATGAGCGCCCTGCAAAAAACCTGCGGAAGACGATCTTTTACAACGCTCGGCACAGGCTTCATCCCTTCACCAGCGTCCTTTTGGTGATCGCATCGGGGAGGGAGCGATCGCCCGGGCGTCGAAAACGCGAGATGATGATGAGCGACATCCCTCTAGATCAGCGTGGCTTTGAGAAGGCGTTGAGTGAGCTCGTACGCAACTACCGCGCTACCACCGCTGGCGAGGCCTCCTACCACTCCGATGACAGCGTGCGCTGCCACCATTGCATGTTTACCACCGGCAGCACCGACTGCTCCTTCTGCACCTACTGTCGCGACTGCACAGACTGCACCTACTGCACCCAGTGCACCGAGTGCGAGCACTGCCACCAGTCGAGCTATTGCGTGCGCTCGAAGCGCTGCGCCAACAGCTCCTACCTGATCTTGAGCGAAGACTGCACCGACTGCGTCTTCTGCTTCGGGTGCGTGGGGCTGGTGAAAAAAGAGTTTCACATCCTCAACCAGAAGTTCTCACGCGACCGCTACTTCAAGCTCGTCAAGGAGCTGAAGGCGGCGCTCAAGATCGCCTGATCGCCATCGCCACTTAAATTGAGGGGGGCGAGTTGACATGCTGCTCAGGTGCACAGTATTTCGTCCTGTAAGAAATGGCGCGTGTGAACCCGGGGGCTACCGCTCCTGCGACCAGTGTGGGAGGCGATGTGAGCGACAGTTTGAAAGTCGGTGTGGTGACGGTAAGCGACCGCGCCAGCCGCGGCGATTATGAAGACATCAGCGGTCCGGCCATTGAGGCCTGGCTCACGCGCGCGTTGACCTCCCCATTTGAAGCGCACACGCGCCTGGTGCCCGATGAGCGCGAGCAGATCGGCCAGGCGATTGTCGAGCTCTGCGATGAGGTCGGCTGCCAGCTGGTGCTGACCACCGGCGGCACCGGGCCGGCTGTGCGCGACGTGACCCCGGAGGCTACCCTGGATGTGGCCGACCGGGAGATGCCCGGCTTTGGCGAGCGCATGCGCCAGATAAGCCTCAAGTATGTGCCCACGGCCATCCTCTCGCGTCAGGTGGGCGCGCTTCGCGGCCGCTCGCTCATCATCAACCTGCCCGGCAGCCCGCGCTCCATCGCCGAGATCCTCGATGAACTCTTTGAGGCCATCCCTTACTGCATCGAGCTGATGGACGGCCCGATCATTGAGACCGATCCGGAGGTTGTCGTGGCGTTTCGACCCAAAAAGAAAAAGGCCACCCCGTGAGCACCCGCGATCGCGACGTCATCCGCAGTCAGCAGGGGCAATCGGAGCTTCGTCAGCTTCTGGCCGACTGGCGCACTGGCCGCGACGTGGGCAAGCATTTTACGGCGATCAAACATCTCCCCGCTCGCCAGGCCCAGTACGCCGCGCTCCCCGAGGGGCTCGACCCTCGGGTGGGACAACTTCTTCGCGCGCGCGGCTTTCAGAGCCTCTACAGCCACCAGGCCCGCGCGGTGGAGGCTGCGCTCGGAGGTCGCCACACGGTGGTGGTCACGCCCACGGCCAGCGGTAAAAGTCTCTGCTACAACCTGCCCGTCATCGACAGCCTCTATAAGGGCCACAGCGCGCTCTACCTCTTTCCGACCAAGGCCTTAAGCCAGGATCAGAGTGCCGAACTCAACCAGCTCCTCAAACTCGCCCCGGGCCGCGATCCGATGTGGGAGGGGCAGGTCTACGATGGCGACACCGACCCCGATGTGCGGCGGCGAGTGCGCCGGAACGGTCGCCTGGTGCTGACCAACCCTGATATGTTGCACGCGGCGATCTTGCCGCATCACGACAAATGGGCGCGCTTTTTTAAGGGCCTCAAATACATCGTGGTCGACGAGCTGCACACCTACCGCGGGGTCTTCGGCAGCCATGTGGCCAACGTGCTCTGGCGACTTCGCCGAATCTGTCGCCATTACGGCACCGATCCGATCTTTCTGGCCACCAGCGCCACCATCGCCAACCCCCGGGAGCTCGCCAAAGAGCTTGTGGGCGGGGAGGTTGAGCTTATCGACGAGAGCGGAGCGCCCCAGGCCGAGCGCTACGTGTGTTTTTTGAACCCGCCGATCGTCGACGCCGACAAGATGCGCCGACAGAGCCCGTTGCGCCTGGCCTCGCGCATTGCGACAAAGACCTTAAAGCGCGACTGCCCCACCATCGTCTTTGCACGCAGCCGCCAATCGGTGGAGGTGATGGTCAACAGACTCAAACGTCGACTGGCCGCCGACCGCGACCGTCCGGGGCTGGCCGACCGCGTGGCGAGTTACCGGGGCGGGTATCTGCCCGGGCTGCGACGCTCCATTGAGAGCGGGCTGCGTGAGGGGCATGTCCGCGGCGTGGTCACCACCAATGCGCTTGAGCTGGGTGTGGATATCGGTAGCCTCGATGTCTGTGTTCTGGCCGGCTACCCGGGCACCATCGCCTCGACCTGGCAGCAGATCGGCCGCGCCGGGCGCAGCGGCGGCGTCTCTGTGGCGATCGTGATCGCCGGCGACAACCCCATCGACCAGTTCATCATTCAGAACCCCGATTACTTCTTCGGGCAGTCGCCGGAGGCGGCCCGGGTCGATCCGCAGAACCTGCTCATCGCCGTCGAGCACCTTAAATGCGCCTGCTACGAGTTGGAGTGGCGCGCCGGCGAAGCCTACGGGGGCTTAAGCCCGGCCGACACCGAGGAGGCGCTCGATTTTATGGCCCGCGCCATGGGCGTGGTGCAGCGAAGCGGAGAGCGCTGGACATGGACCTCGCGCACCTATCCGGCCAACCAGGTCAGCCTGCGCAGCACAGCGTCTGAGAACTTCGTGGTCATCGACACCGGCTCGCGGGAGCGCAACGTGCTGGCCGAGGTCGACTTTGAGAGCGCGCACCTGACGCTTTACCCCAACGCCGTCTACCAGATCTCGGGGGAGCCCTACCGGGTGGTGCGCCTCGACTACGACGAGCGCCGCGCCTACGTCGAGCGCAGCGACGACGGCTACTACACCACCGCCATGCATTATGCGGCCACGCATGTGCTCGACGTGTTTAAAGAGCGCGACGCGCCGCGAACCTCCATCGGCTTTGGAGAGGTTCGGGTCACCCAGCGTTTTGTGGGCTTTAAGAAGATCAAGTTCGGCACTGGCGAGAACATCGGTTATGGCGAGCTCAACCTCCCGGAGCTCGACCTGCACACCATGGCGTACTGGCTGCAGCTCAAAGCCGAGGACTTCAAAGACCGCGTGCCCTCAAGCCTGATGGCCGATCAGTGGGTGCGTCTTGTCGAGGGGGTTGGCGAGGTGCTCAAGACCACGGCCAGCCTCAAGATGATGTGCGACTGGCGCGATCTGGAGCTCTGCATCGGCTCGGTGGCCAACGACCAGTGGTGGTCTCAGGGCTTTGGCGGGCTGACCGTGCGCGACGCCTCGGGAGAGGAGCAGGACTTTGAGGCCGGCCAGATCGCGCCCTCGCTCTACGAGCCCCATATCTACCTCTACGACCGCTACCCGGGCGGGGTGGGGCTTGGCGAGGGGCTCTTTGATGAGCACGAGACCTTTATGAGCATGGCCCGCGATCTCGTGCGCAGCTGCCCCTGTGAGGCGGGCTGCCCCTCCTGTGTGGGACCGCCCGGGGAGAGCGCCGCGCCCATCAAAGACTCGGTGGAGACGATCCTTCAGGTGCTCAGCCAGCGCTGAACACGTCCGGCCCCCCGCATCCTGCGCCTAAAGCACGATTAAAAAAAACGACGCCGGGCATCGCGAACCTTAAAAGGGTCGCGACGCCCGGCGTCGGTGTGTTTCATTGATGTGCGTCTCGGCGTTTTTACTTCTTCTCGCCAGCTTCCGCATCACCGAGGGAGCGGGGCTCGACGACCTTGTCGATCAAGCCGTACTCCAGCGCCTCGTGGGCGCTCATGTAGTAGTCGCGGTCGGTGTCTTTCTGGATGCGCTCCATCGACTGGCCGGTCTGCTCGACGAGGATCTCATTGAGGCGCTCGCGAAGGCGCAGGATCTCACGGGCCTGGATCTCAATGTCGGTGGCCTGGCCGCCGATGCCGCCGCGCATCAGGGGCTGGTGAATCAGGATGCGGGAGTTCGGCAGCGCGTAGCGCATGCCTTTTTCGCCGGCGGTCAGAAGCAGCGCGCCCATCGAGGCGGCCTGCCCCATGCAGATTGTCGAGACGCGCGGGCGGATATAACGCATCGTATCGTAGATGGAGAGCCCGGCGGTGACGCTGCCCCCGGGGGAGTTGATGTAGAGGCTGATGTCCTTGTCGGGATCATCGCTCTCCAGGAAGAGGAGCTGGGCGACGATGGCGTTGGCCACGTCGTCGGTGACCGGGGTGCCCAGAAAGACGATGCGGTCTTTGAGCAGGCGACTGTAGATGTCCCAGCCGCGCTCACCGCGGTGGGTCTGCTCGACGACGTAGGGGATAAAACCCATAGCATTGCTCTCGTAATAAGGTTCATTGAGGGGGCGCCAGGCGGCACCAAAATCAGCCGCTGACAATGTGGTCACCGCGGCACAAAATTGCAACCCGCAGCCCGGCGCAATCATTCGCTCAGCGCGGCATTCAGCGTCGTTTTTTGGATCGTTTGCCCCCGCGCGAGCTGCGTTTTTTCCGCTTCTCGGGCGCCT harbors:
- a CDS encoding lamin tail domain-containing protein, producing MMLRRKTLAMLAALSLAAGAAACGDTDDPSPTPLPDAGEDVGPDAELDTDPDPDVEEDVDVDPDPDTDVDPDPVATPTAGDLVITELMKQPTEVAAFEGQWVELLNTSDAELELEGCALGSSSLDEAVVIGESLTVESGGYLTLAASANAGFDADFILEGLVLAEGEGSVSLDCDGTTITEVAYDAGESYPSVAGASLSRDPAFNGATDDSGDYWCAATAAYNGADLGTPGAANPSCGEAPDASAAIADLLLNGPGDDGKLIEGATVTYVRPLVGVDAAGFFVQSRPEGPALFVAVAEGETMPVAVNDVVSFLATSVVSNGGATWVDGFESLTVDASNGNRDALVTDLSAATDLVSSLNSYTHRIVSASMTISGDLLTFAGPGHQAYPVATEGLAEGAQLRMATELRQAFGLEQGCEVDLSMTPLWRFEETPQFMVYDATELDVSACPELTVVSATSTSATQVELVLTRALGPILGDGSQFTIDGLTVTGAVVDGPKVILTTEEQTSAAEYTVELDDSLTDIFGATIAADASATFTGFVALELVISEVMARFTGGNGDPGEYIELYNPGTENFDLGGCVVSKVKTDGSGAGDFTIEEGVSVPAGSYALFASSEDAGAALSEHVAQVLSGFILNNNPMVYSVSCAGEVLDELTTPGPQLGRSFQKDTDSLVTPNPAGSYSSDVWCFTPGAEGDEYVVHINTNGEAELKFGTPGTANLACD
- the clpP gene encoding ATP-dependent Clp endopeptidase proteolytic subunit ClpP, whose translation is MGFIPYVVEQTHRGERGWDIYSRLLKDRIVFLGTPVTDDVANAIVAQLLFLESDDPDKDISLYINSPGGSVTAGLSIYDTMRYIRPRVSTICMGQAASMGALLLTAGEKGMRYALPNSRILIHQPLMRGGIGGQATDIEIQAREILRLRERLNEILVEQTGQSMERIQKDTDRDYYMSAHEALEYGLIDKVVEPRSLGDAEAGEKK
- a CDS encoding DEAD/DEAH box helicase, with the translated sequence MSTRDRDVIRSQQGQSELRQLLADWRTGRDVGKHFTAIKHLPARQAQYAALPEGLDPRVGQLLRARGFQSLYSHQARAVEAALGGRHTVVVTPTASGKSLCYNLPVIDSLYKGHSALYLFPTKALSQDQSAELNQLLKLAPGRDPMWEGQVYDGDTDPDVRRRVRRNGRLVLTNPDMLHAAILPHHDKWARFFKGLKYIVVDELHTYRGVFGSHVANVLWRLRRICRHYGTDPIFLATSATIANPRELAKELVGGEVELIDESGAPQAERYVCFLNPPIVDADKMRRQSPLRLASRIATKTLKRDCPTIVFARSRQSVEVMVNRLKRRLAADRDRPGLADRVASYRGGYLPGLRRSIESGLREGHVRGVVTTNALELGVDIGSLDVCVLAGYPGTIASTWQQIGRAGRSGGVSVAIVIAGDNPIDQFIIQNPDYFFGQSPEAARVDPQNLLIAVEHLKCACYELEWRAGEAYGGLSPADTEEALDFMARAMGVVQRSGERWTWTSRTYPANQVSLRSTASENFVVIDTGSRERNVLAEVDFESAHLTLYPNAVYQISGEPYRVVRLDYDERRAYVERSDDGYYTTAMHYAATHVLDVFKERDAPRTSIGFGEVRVTQRFVGFKKIKFGTGENIGYGELNLPELDLHTMAYWLQLKAEDFKDRVPSSLMADQWVRLVEGVGEVLKTTASLKMMCDWRDLELCIGSVANDQWWSQGFGGLTVRDASGEEQDFEAGQIAPSLYEPHIYLYDRYPGGVGLGEGLFDEHETFMSMARDLVRSCPCEAGCPSCVGPPGESAAPIKDSVETILQVLSQR
- the mog gene encoding molybdopterin adenylyltransferase, with amino-acid sequence MSDSLKVGVVTVSDRASRGDYEDISGPAIEAWLTRALTSPFEAHTRLVPDEREQIGQAIVELCDEVGCQLVLTTGGTGPAVRDVTPEATLDVADREMPGFGERMRQISLKYVPTAILSRQVGALRGRSLIINLPGSPRSIAEILDELFEAIPYCIELMDGPIIETDPEVVVAFRPKKKKATP